The sequence AGGGCGTTACCGGCGTGGACATCATCCAGTTCGGTGTAGCCCGCACCGATGGCGATGGTGCCACTGACGCTGGGTGGTGCGACGCAGCGCTTGCACTGCCACTTTTCGGCGCTGATCTTGTCGGTGTTGACCTTGGACAGGCTAAAGTCGGCGGCCAGTGCCGGCGTGGCGGCGGTCAGTATCGCCAGGGTGATGAGATTGAGTTTCATGAGTCTCTCCCCTTAGCGCTGAAGCGCTTTGCCTTGTGGATGGTTGGAGCCGTGCACCTGGGTGTGGCAGTTCAGGCAACTGCCGCCGGCGGTAAAGGCAGAGTCGCCTTCGGCGCCATAGGGACGGCTGGCGTGAACATTGCCGCTGTGGCACTGCTGACACAGAAGAGGGGCACGGGTCTTGAGCAGGCTGTCGTTCATGCTGCCGTGAGGGGTATGACAGTTGCTGCAGTCATCGATGACCGGCTCGTGTTCCCACAGCTTGGGGCCCCGCTTTTCGGCGTGACAGCTGTAGCAGGTGTCATTGAGGCTGATGCGATTGAGGTCGGCATCGGTCTGGCTGCCATGAGGGTTGTGACAGTCGCTGCACTGCATCTCATCCCACTTCATGGGGTGACTGGAGCGCTGATGCATCTGCATCTTCTGTTCGGTGTGGCACTGGGTACACACGCCGTTCTGAGCGGTCTGCTCCAGGATCGGGTCGGCGGCCACGTGCACCTGGTGACAGCTGGCGCAGGCCACCTCTTCCAGGTTGTGGGTGGAGCCATGCCAGCTTTGGCGCTCGGCGTCTTCATGACAGCTGAGACAGACGCTGTTCTGAGCCTCGGCGGTGGCCATGGCATCGGAGCCGAAATCGATCATCGGTTCCTTGCCCCCACGGTTGTGCTTGCCCTGGGGGCCGTGGCAGGCCTCACACTGGAGCCCGGCCATGGGGCTGTTCCCTGACATGGCGCCATGGACACCATCGAACAGGGCCATCACCTTGTCGTTTTTCTTGTGGCACATGAGGCAACTGTCTGCACCCTTGGTGGAGTAGTTGCCCTGATTGAACTTATCAATCAGTGTCTCCATCACCGCATCCTGGCCCTGGTCGCTCCAGGGAGCGGCGCTGGTACCGAAAGCGGCGGAGACCAACAGTGCGACTAGCAGAGGACGTTTCATCAGTATCACTCTCTTGTCTGCTTGGGGTTGCGGGTGGTCACCTGGGTGCCACCCATCGGTTTTTGATGGCTCCAGAATAGGGAGGCGGTGTGAATAAGTTGGGCAGGGATATGAAAAATGAAGAACGGAATGTGAAAAGATATGAACAGATGCCGGGATAGTGTGAGTTAAGCCAAAGTTTTGACGCCGTGGCTGTTTTTTCCGGGCCGGACAATGTTCAGAAGCGTGAACTACCTCAATAGGAGTATCTGAAGTTTTTCCCAGGAGATGGGACGGATTGTGCTTGAGTGAGAGGCGTTCTCAGTCAGGTGACGGTTGTCATAAATAATATTAAATCAGTGAGTTAAACCGTGGTTGTTCGCGGTAGCCTGCCGGTGGGGTATGATGTCGCTTTTCCAGAGGTACTGAGGTGACTAGGTGAGCATGACTGAGTTGGAGAAGATGCGCGCGGGAGAGGTGTATTCTATGTTTGATGACGAACTGGACCTGCTCAGGGCCAAGGCCGAACGCCTTATCTTCCAGTTCAATCATGAGCCGGACCGGCAAACCCGCCGCCGTCATCTCGAGGAGCTGGGCATTAAGATGCACCCCAGTGCTCATATCCAGCAGCCCTTCACCACCTGTTATGGCTGCCACATCACACTGGGGGCCAACAGCTTCATCAATTGGGATGCGGTGATCCTGGACCACGGCGGTGTCACCATAGGTGATCAGGTGCTCATTGGCCCCAAGGTTCAGATCTACACAGTAAACCACGCCCTGGATGCCGCCGCCCGTGCCGCAGGTGAAGAGCGGGCCCAACCTGTGGTGATCGGCGATCGCGCCTGGATCGGCGGCGGCGTGATCATCCTGCCCGGTGTCACCATTGGGGAGGAGGCCATAGTGGCCGCCGGTGCCGTGGTGACCCGGGACGTGGCCCCAGGCGATCGTGTCGGCGGCAACCCGGCAAAATCATTGGTAAGAAAATAGGAAATGTACAAGCCCGGCGGGGACGGTCGTGCTGAAATGGGCCGACCAATGACGAGCAAGGGGACAAAGTGAATCGGGTTTGTATCAGTCAGAGCAGTATCGAAGGGGTCGGCCTCATCGATGCCAGCTATGGCAATTTTGCCTTTCGTCGCCATTATCATCTGGAGTTCCACATCGGCCTTATCGTCGGCGGGGCTCAGCGCTACCATTGCCGAGGCGCCAGCCATCGAGCGGCGCCGGGCCAGTTGGTGATGATGCCACCGGACCAGCTTCATGATGGTCAGGCTCAGGATGAGGGGGGCTATCGTACCCGGGTCTTTACCCTGGGCACGTCCTGGCTGTCGCGCTCCCTGGGGGAGATGACCGGTGAGAGGGAACTGGCGTTCTCTGAGCATCAGGTGGATGACCCTGCGCTGTATCGGGGACTGGTGATGGCGCACCGGGTGCTGGGTGACAATCAAAACCCCAGTCTGGCGCGAGACTGCCTGCCTCTGGAGATGCTGGAACAATTGCTGAGCCGCCATGGCTCAATGAGGCTGCGCCGAACACCTAAGTTGGGCAGCCGGGATCTGGACGAGATACGTGATTATATGATGGACAACCTGGATCAGCCCATTCGGCTGGCGGACCTGGCCAAGCTGTGCGGCCTGACCGAAGCGGGACTGACACGGGCCTTCAAGTCGACTACCGGCTTGCCTCCTTACGCCTGGCTGTCGCGCTTCCGCCTGGAAAAGGCGATGGCCTGGCTTAAAGGGGGACGCAGTGTCACCGCAGTAGCTCAAGCTGTAGGCTTCTATGACCAGGCCCATTTTTCCAAGGTGTTCAAGCAACAATATGGCCTGACCCCTGGTCAGGTACGAGGCTGGGGAGGCGAGCCATGATCGCATCCGAGTCCAGTTTGCTGCTCACCCTGGCAACGGTGCACGCCATCGCCCTGGCCAGTCCGGGCCCGGATGTGGCTCTGGTGGTGCAAAGTGCCACCCGCTACGGACGACGCACCGGATTTCTGATTGCCCTGGGATTGTCCATGGGGATCCTGCTTCACTCCATCTTCAGCCTTACCGGGGTCAGCCTGCTGATTCAGCAGCACCCGTTGTGGTTTGTGATCATCAAGCTTGCCGGAGGCAGCTACCTGCTGTGGCTGGGCACGGGCGCCCTGGGGTATGTACTCAGGCACAGGGGAGAGGGGCGTAGCCTGGCCAAGGTCGAGGTCGAGCGGGGGCTGGATGCGCCTGTTAAGGCGTTTACCCGTGGTTTTATGACCAATCTGCTGAACCCCAAGGCGCTGGTGTTCTTTGTGTCGCTGTTCTCCACCCTGGTGCCGGCGGATCTTTCTCTTGAAGGCAAGTTGAGTGCGCTGGCGATACTCTGGTCCCTCTCCCTGTTCTGGTTTGCCCTGCTGGCGCAGTTGCTCACCTCCAAGGCACTGCAGGCCAGATTGCAACGGGCGGCGCTGACCCTGGATGGCATCTGCGGTGCGGTGTTTGTGCTGGTGGGCGGCGGCATCCTCTGGAGCACATTGACCTCCTTATAAAAAACGCTCCCTCGGGAGCGTTTTGTTTGTCAGAGCACCAGTTGGGGCGAGACTTCAAGCAAAGGGGCCATCCTGCTCTGGTCCGTCAGGGTAAGGGTGGCCAGCCTGTAAGGGGGCGTCAGCCCTTGTTTGGCCAGCAAATCCGGGACCAGGGGCAGCTGCCAGGCGTGCTGCCCCGGCTCCAGCCACCGCGCAGCCTGAAGCTGATACGCCGGCGCCCAGTTGCCTGAGCTGTCGGTGCCTTCCAGCCACAAAGTGATCTGATAACGGCCCTGGGCCGATGCCTGTACCTTCAGCTCGAGTGACTCCAGTGTGTGCCTCCCCCAGTGGGAGGTGATCTGGGGAGCCAAACTGAGGGTTCGGCTGACCCGTTTGACGGCGGTTTTGACCGTACGCTTGACCTCCTGCCCGTCCACCCTTCGCAGGGAGGTGACCACCAGCTCATCCGGCGCCACTCCCGGCAGGGGCAGCGTCTGTCCGGACACGGCCAGGGTGGGTTGACCCTCAGAGCCGGAAAAGGCGAGCTCGATGTTCTCTCCTGTGCTTAATCTGAGGCTGGCGGTGCGCTCAACGATCTCCGCGTCGTCGCTGCCGGACAGCGTCAGTTCGACGGGAAGACTGGTCTGCTCAGCCGCGACACGAGCCGGGCTTGCCAGGCTCAGTGTCCAGGGGGAGTGCTTCTCCTTGACGTGCACCAGGTACTTGGCATCTGCCATCAGGGACTGGTTGACCTTGAGACGATAGGCGCCGGGTTTAAGGGACGCGGACAGCACCAGGGCACTGGAGCCATCATCAATTCCCGCGGTGGCCAGGGCGTCGGCATCGGCCATGGACTCGACCAGGTTGGGTTGCGCCTGCTTGTCGCCAACAGGGCGCAGTTCAATGGAGGAGGGAACGACGCTTTCCCCTTTAATCGGAGTGCCTGTGTCCAGGTTCCAGCGAGGCGCAACCCGTATCAGGCTGCCGCCCTGGCTCAAAGGCAGGGCAACGCCGCGATTGAGCTCGGCGCCGCTGACCTCTGTCCAATACTCATCTGAGACCTGTTGTTGCACAGTTTGTGTGACAGGGCTGATGCCATCCCACAATTGTGCATAGCTGACGGCGTCCCGGCTCACCGGCAGTGGCTCGGCGGCGCTGTCGCTGAGGCTTTGTTCCGGCAGCTGCAGAGTCGCCGTGGTGCTAGAGTTGTCCTCAGAGCCACAGCCGCTGACGACTAAGGCAATGACGGGGACCAGTATCCAGTGCTTCATAGCAGCTCCTCCACTCGGTTGCGCAACAGGGTGTCCAGATTGAAGCAGGCTCTGCGACTTTGATGGTGACTCAAGGGTTCACTGCCTCGGGTCTTGTCGGTGTCGGTGAACCAGGGGGTGCCGGCCGCCGATTGCGAGCGGCACTCGAGAAAGCCATCGGAGCAATCGTCCAGCCAGTTCTGAGTGACCTCAAGGGCAACCTGATACTGATAGCCGCCGCAATAGCTGTCACTGTCCCAGACGGCGGAGTCCACATCGGAGCCGATGACCGGGTGAAAGGCCGTGGGCAGGGTGGGCCTGCCTGATGTGCCATAAAGCCAGTTCTGGTTGTAATGGCTCATCCAGCTCACTTGTTGCATCTTGACCGCATCGCTGTCGTAGCCGAGGATCCAGCCCAGTGTCGATTCAAATACGGTGCCGTTGTGGACCGCATCTGCCAGCGGAGTGCCGCCACTGGAGGGGGCCAGGGCGATCACCTGGTGGGTGGCATTGATGATGGACGGATAGCGTCCGTCCCAGGTCGGGTTGGAGAGGATCCAACGCACCACGTTGCCGCCGTTGGAGTGGGTCACCAGTATCAGCGAATCATTGCCCTGATTGATAAAACCGGTCAACTGGCTGGCCAGGCAACCCGCTGCCTGGTCATCCCACATGTACTGATCAAAGTCGCAGTTGACCACCAGGTAACGGCTCGGATCGGGCAGCCCCTGGCGGACTGAGTCGACGAACTCCCGGGTCCAGTAATCATCCAGTGCATTGGTCTGTTTTCCGGTTCCGTGAATAAACACCAGGCCGGGGTCGGCCATGGCCAATGGCGCCCAAAGCAACGCCAGCATCAAACTCCTCATTGTCACCTCCTTGTATTGTGTGGGAGGCCCCAACAGCTCGGACCTGTTTGCAACCTAGGGGGTGACGTCGCCCGGCGCAATCCCCCAAAAGGGACAATCACCCAGGCTAAGCCTCTGAATCATCGCCCAAATTTGGTTCGGGCTTGATATGACGCGAGGGCAAGGTCGTCAGGCCGCCACAGAATCAGCCTTGGCTTACAGCGAAAGCAGAAGGAGCAGCCTCCCTTTGGGGCGATTGTCTCCCCCGCTGTGCCAAGCCGTGGTCAGCTTGAACTAACCTCGTCGGGCGCCCTGGAGGTGGGGAGCCATACAGCTGGCAAAAATGTCTAGGCTCCGGTCATACAGGCTGGTGCCGACGGACATCAGCCCCAACACCGAGTGAAACAGGTTGTCGTGAGAAAAGCTGCCATGTCGGGCCAGGCGTTTCAGACACTGATTGTCTAACCCCTTGCTGGCCGCAAAGCTCTGGTTGCTCCAGAACAGCATGGGCACCTGGGTCTGCTCTTTTGGAGCCAATGAATAGGGAAAGCCGTGCAGATAAAGCCCATTTTCGCCCAAAGACTCACCATGGTCAGACAGGTAGAGCAGGGCGGTGTTGTGGCTGCTACCGAACTCGGAGAGGGCATCGATCACCTGACTCAGCACATAATCGGTGTAGTAGAGGGTATTGTCGTATACATTGACCAGCTCCTCTTCGGAGCAGTTTTCGATGCTCGCCTGTTCACAGGCCGGAGTGAAAGGCCCCATCTCTTTGGGGTAGCGTTTGAAATAGGTGGGACCGTGGCTGCCAATCAGGTGCAGTACGATGACGCCATCCTTTTTGGAGTGGCGAAGTTGCCGTTTTAGCGGAGAGAGCATTACCTGGTCGACGCAGACACTGCCGTCACACCACTTAGGATGTTCGGATGGGTCCATCATCAGCATTGGGATG is a genomic window of Ferrimonas sp. YFM containing:
- a CDS encoding DmsE family decaheme c-type cytochrome — translated: MKRPLLVALLVSAAFGTSAAPWSDQGQDAVMETLIDKFNQGNYSTKGADSCLMCHKKNDKVMALFDGVHGAMSGNSPMAGLQCEACHGPQGKHNRGGKEPMIDFGSDAMATAEAQNSVCLSCHEDAERQSWHGSTHNLEEVACASCHQVHVAADPILEQTAQNGVCTQCHTEQKMQMHQRSSHPMKWDEMQCSDCHNPHGSQTDADLNRISLNDTCYSCHAEKRGPKLWEHEPVIDDCSNCHTPHGSMNDSLLKTRAPLLCQQCHSGNVHASRPYGAEGDSAFTAGGSCLNCHTQVHGSNHPQGKALQR
- a CDS encoding sugar O-acetyltransferase, which encodes MRAGEVYSMFDDELDLLRAKAERLIFQFNHEPDRQTRRRHLEELGIKMHPSAHIQQPFTTCYGCHITLGANSFINWDAVILDHGGVTIGDQVLIGPKVQIYTVNHALDAAARAAGEERAQPVVIGDRAWIGGGVIILPGVTIGEEAIVAAGAVVTRDVAPGDRVGGNPAKSLVRK
- a CDS encoding AraC family transcriptional regulator, whose translation is MNRVCISQSSIEGVGLIDASYGNFAFRRHYHLEFHIGLIVGGAQRYHCRGASHRAAPGQLVMMPPDQLHDGQAQDEGGYRTRVFTLGTSWLSRSLGEMTGERELAFSEHQVDDPALYRGLVMAHRVLGDNQNPSLARDCLPLEMLEQLLSRHGSMRLRRTPKLGSRDLDEIRDYMMDNLDQPIRLADLAKLCGLTEAGLTRAFKSTTGLPPYAWLSRFRLEKAMAWLKGGRSVTAVAQAVGFYDQAHFSKVFKQQYGLTPGQVRGWGGEP
- a CDS encoding LysE family translocator, coding for MIASESSLLLTLATVHAIALASPGPDVALVVQSATRYGRRTGFLIALGLSMGILLHSIFSLTGVSLLIQQHPLWFVIIKLAGGSYLLWLGTGALGYVLRHRGEGRSLAKVEVERGLDAPVKAFTRGFMTNLLNPKALVFFVSLFSTLVPADLSLEGKLSALAILWSLSLFWFALLAQLLTSKALQARLQRAALTLDGICGAVFVLVGGGILWSTLTSL
- a CDS encoding DUF4785 domain-containing protein — protein: MKHWILVPVIALVVSGCGSEDNSSTTATLQLPEQSLSDSAAEPLPVSRDAVSYAQLWDGISPVTQTVQQQVSDEYWTEVSGAELNRGVALPLSQGGSLIRVAPRWNLDTGTPIKGESVVPSSIELRPVGDKQAQPNLVESMADADALATAGIDDGSSALVLSASLKPGAYRLKVNQSLMADAKYLVHVKEKHSPWTLSLASPARVAAEQTSLPVELTLSGSDDAEIVERTASLRLSTGENIELAFSGSEGQPTLAVSGQTLPLPGVAPDELVVTSLRRVDGQEVKRTVKTAVKRVSRTLSLAPQITSHWGRHTLESLELKVQASAQGRYQITLWLEGTDSSGNWAPAYQLQAARWLEPGQHAWQLPLVPDLLAKQGLTPPYRLATLTLTDQSRMAPLLEVSPQLVL